From a region of the Lactuca sativa cultivar Salinas chromosome 4, Lsat_Salinas_v11, whole genome shotgun sequence genome:
- the LOC128133662 gene encoding glutathione S-transferase T2-like, with protein MESEARNADQITSKWRDIRLKCTDFGGIYNNLLNIRKSGSNDFDVFKAAMDQYEKTTPTRKAFPYMKPWLKLKDSPKWKEQTEGSSQSSGSKRSRNPDGASQQSDGRTHIDINDDPIDLETDQPLPRPVGRNKAKKAASTSSNSSVMDMFGDKFDRYVQLQETKAEVMTRMEQKMIEAQTSFQEAQETLQTKTDMEILKIKADDLEGEDLELFLAMKESVRARRRRRG; from the coding sequence ATGGAAAGTGAAGCTCGAAATGCCGATCAAATTACGTCGAAATGGCGAGATATTCGATTAAAATGCACCGATTTTGGAGGAATCTACAACAATCTCCTAAACATACGCAAAAGCGGCTCgaacgattttgatgttttcaaggcggCCATGGACCAATATGAAAAAACAACGCCTACACGCAAAGCTTTTCCGTATATGAAGCCGTGGCTAAAATTGAAAGACTCCCCAAAATGGAAAGAGCAAACGGAAGGAAGTTCTCAATCTTCCGGTTCAAAGCGTTCGAGAAACCCCGATGGAGCTTCTCAACAATCGGACGGCCGAACACACATCGACATCAACGACGATCCGATAGATCTTGAAACCGACCAACCTCTTCCTCGGCCCGttggaagaaataaagcaaaaaaagCGGCGTCAACATCTTCGAATTCTAGTGTTATGGATATGTTCGGCGATAAATTTGATCGATATGTGCAGCTTCAGGAAACAAAGGCCGAGGTGATGACTCGGATGGAACAAAAAATGATCGAAGCACAAACATCATTTCAAGAGGCACAAGAGACACTTCAAACAAAAACCGACATGGAAATCTTGAAAATAAAAGCGGACGACCTTGAGGGCGAAGACTTGGAACTTTTTCTAGCAATGAAAGAGTCGGTTCGAGCCCGACGTAGGCGTAGGGGGTAG
- the LOC111910708 gene encoding uncharacterized protein LOC111910708 → MGQKYAIQLKMIRFGMMLKAFWLTKPIFLLIKFCDGEGRKMGEIYERMDNMMGKIKDIMQESTYASYYEQVEKIILTRWEKMSIPLHCLGFALNPRFYDRRYLQKMAPGGMHKKPPNLDKEVIQGVMESFNRFSENEEEGRLLREQFITFHMKKGIYSIAETQTDALTMDPIDWWSTYGAETPNLALLAKKVLSQPISSSSMERNWSTYSYIHNVKRNRLNEKRADKLVYIHSNIRLLSRFHESYKFGPHKK, encoded by the coding sequence ATGGGGCAAAAGTATGCGATACAATTAAAGATGATTCGTTTTGGGATGATGTTGAAAGCGTTTTGGCTCACTAAACCCATCTTTCTTCTTATAAAGTTTTGTGATGGTGAAGGCCGTAAAATGGGTGAGATTTATGAGAGGATGGATAATATGATGGGGAAAATCAAAGACATAATGCAAGAAAGTACTTATGCAAGCTATTATGAACAAGTGGAGAAGATAATTTTAACTAGGTGGGAGAAGATGAGTATCCCACTACATTGTTTGGGGTTTGCATTAAACCCACGCTTTTATGATAGACGATATCTTCAAAAAATGGCACCCGGTGGTATGCACAAGAAACCACCAAATCTTGACAAAGAGGTTATTCAAGGTGTCATGGAATCCTTCAATAGATTTTCTGAAAATGAAGAGGAGGGACGCTTGTTACGAGAGCAATTCATAACATTTCATATGAAGAAAGGTATCTACTCTATCGCAGAAACACAAACGGATGCTTTAACAATGGATCCAATAGATTGGTGGTCAACCTATGGAGCCGAAACCCCGAATTTGGCGTTGTTAGCAAAGAAGGTACTTTCACAACCTATTAGTAGCTCATCCATGGAAAGGAATTGGAGTACATATTCTTATATTCATAATGTGAAAAGAAACCGGTTGAATGAAAAAAGAGCTGATAAATTGGTTTACATTCACTCAAACATTCGACTCCTATCTCGTTTCCACGAATCATACAAATTCGGCCCACACAAAAAGTAG